A genomic segment from Methanolobus zinderi encodes:
- a CDS encoding transcription initiation factor IIB codes for MVEVERVRYSDTSEREKIRAMIKARKEKEKDMEVEKAKVQCPECGSRSLVQDYERAELVCADCGLVVDAEFVDEGPEWRAFDHDQRMKRSRVGAPMTYTIHDKGLSTMIDWRNRDSYGKSISSKNRAQLYRLRKWQRRIRVSNATERNLAFALSELDRMASALGLPRTVRETAAVVYRKAVDKNLIRGRSIEGVAAAALYAACRQCSVPRTLDEIGEVSRVSRKEIGRTYRFISRELSLKLMPTSPIDYVPRFCSGLNLKGEVQSRGVEILRQASEKELTSGRGPTGVAAAAIYIASILCGERRTQREVADVAGVTEVTIRNRYKELAEELDIEIIL; via the coding sequence ATGGTCGAAGTCGAAAGAGTACGTTATTCTGATACCTCCGAAAGGGAGAAAATACGTGCAATGATCAAAGCACGTAAAGAAAAAGAAAAGGACATGGAAGTTGAGAAGGCAAAGGTCCAGTGTCCTGAGTGTGGGAGCCGCAGTTTAGTACAGGACTATGAGAGAGCCGAACTCGTATGTGCTGATTGTGGGCTGGTAGTTGACGCAGAATTCGTTGATGAAGGACCTGAATGGCGTGCATTTGACCATGATCAGAGAATGAAGCGCTCCCGTGTAGGTGCGCCTATGACCTACACCATCCACGATAAGGGTCTCTCCACTATGATAGACTGGAGGAACCGTGACTCGTATGGTAAGTCCATCTCATCCAAGAACAGGGCACAGCTTTACAGGCTGAGAAAATGGCAGCGTAGGATACGTGTGAGTAACGCTACCGAGCGTAACCTTGCATTCGCACTTTCCGAACTTGACCGTATGGCATCAGCACTCGGTCTTCCGAGGACGGTACGTGAAACCGCTGCTGTGGTTTACAGGAAAGCGGTCGATAAGAACCTTATCCGTGGAAGGAGTATTGAAGGTGTAGCAGCAGCAGCATTGTATGCAGCATGCCGCCAGTGCAGTGTCCCGAGGACACTTGATGAGATAGGAGAGGTATCAAGAGTAAGCAGGAAAGAGATCGGTAGAACATACCGTTTCATCTCAAGGGAACTGTCGCTTAAGCTCATGCCAACCTCACCAATTGACTATGTACCAAGATTCTGTTCAGGACTGAACCTTAAAGGAGAAGTGCAGTCCAGAGGAGTGGAGATCTTAAGGCAGGCTTCCGAGAAAGAGCTTACAAGCGGACGTGGTCCAACCGGTGTGGCAGCGGCAGCAATTTACATCGCATCCATCCTTTGCGGTGAGCGCCGTACACAGCGCGAGGTCGCCGATGTTGCAGGTGTGACCGAGGTCACGATCCGTAACAGGTACAAGGAACTTGCAGAAGAGCTCGACATCGAGATCATTCTCTGA
- a CDS encoding H/ACA ribonucleoprotein complex subunit GAR1 gives MKRLGKILHISKQDDIIIRGNEKKYSGSIRDMPRINSFVLDKSIKRIGKISGIFGPVDCPFFIVKPNKGLTDPDLKNLINDRVYVQ, from the coding sequence ATGAAAAGACTGGGTAAAATACTACATATTTCAAAGCAGGATGATATCATCATCAGAGGGAATGAAAAGAAATACTCCGGATCCATAAGAGATATGCCTAGAATCAACTCTTTTGTTCTTGATAAATCGATAAAAAGAATAGGGAAGATCTCCGGAATCTTTGGACCCGTTGATTGTCCTTTTTTTATTGTGAAACCGAACAAGGGATTAACCGATCCTGACCTGAAGAATCTGATCAACGACCGGGTATACGTTCAGTGA
- the ppdK gene encoding pyruvate, phosphate dikinase, translating to MADRKFVYFFGNEDTEGKNSMKDLLGGKGANLAEMANLGIPVPPGFTITTEVCVLYLEKGAYPDGALDQVNDAIGNLERVTGKKFGDVNNPLLVSVRSGARVSMPGMMDTVLNLGLNDDTVEGLAKKTGNERFAYDSYRRFLAMFGDVVLGIKHENFEKVLEAKKEQLNVNLDTELTVDALKELVEDFKGIIRKKTGNDFPQDPREQLQMAIDAVFNSWNNQRAIKYRQLNNIPKDWGTAVNVQSMVYGNMGETSGTGVAFTRDPATGKKEFFGEYLINAQGEDVVAGIRTPQPIDTLKQTMPDAYAQLVDIYQKLENHFKDMQDIEFTIEEGNLYMLQTRTGKRTAAAALNIAVDMVNEGLIDKRTALTRVKPEQIDQLLHPMIDPESEYEIIATGLPASPGAAVGKVVFTAEHAEEMAAMEEKVILVRAETSPEDIGGMDAAQGILTVRGGMTSHAAVVARGMGKPCVAGCGAVSIDMTEKVFTIDELQISEGEFISIDGAKGCVIKGEVDLITPGVTGELETLLTWADEVRKMGVRTNADTPHDALVAREFGAEGIGLCRTEHMFFGDDRIPVVREMILAEDEETRKKALNKLLPMQREDFIGIFRVMEGYPVTIRLLDPPLHEFLPKYDELAEKLRELEATMSDANMNEINDLKDVMERVESLTEINPMLGHRGCRLGITYPEIYEMQVQAIVEAACELKHEGIDIVPEIMIPLICHVNELKSVKEHIVNVVESVLKDKNVKMDYLVGTMIELPRAALTADQIAEEADFFSFGTNDLTQTTFGFSRDDTGKFLPSYVTNTILESDPFAVLDQEGVGQLVRIGIEKGRSTKPDIKIGICGEHGGEPSSVKFGYSIGLNYVSCSPFRVPIARLASAQAVIENEEE from the coding sequence GTGGCAGATAGAAAATTCGTATATTTTTTCGGGAACGAAGATACAGAAGGTAAAAATAGCATGAAAGATCTGCTGGGCGGCAAAGGTGCCAACCTGGCAGAAATGGCCAACCTGGGAATTCCGGTTCCTCCGGGCTTTACTATCACAACTGAGGTTTGTGTGCTCTACCTTGAAAAGGGAGCTTACCCTGATGGTGCACTCGATCAGGTCAATGACGCGATCGGGAACCTTGAAAGGGTAACAGGTAAGAAGTTCGGGGATGTGAATAATCCTTTACTGGTTTCGGTAAGGTCAGGTGCACGTGTCTCTATGCCTGGTATGATGGATACTGTCCTTAATCTGGGTCTTAATGACGATACCGTGGAAGGTCTTGCAAAAAAAACAGGCAATGAAAGATTTGCATATGACAGTTATCGCAGATTCCTTGCAATGTTCGGAGATGTGGTGCTGGGCATAAAACATGAGAATTTCGAAAAGGTTCTTGAGGCCAAGAAAGAACAGCTCAATGTAAACCTTGACACGGAACTGACAGTGGATGCACTCAAAGAACTGGTGGAAGATTTCAAAGGGATAATCCGTAAGAAGACGGGTAATGATTTCCCCCAGGATCCACGTGAACAACTTCAGATGGCAATTGATGCGGTATTCAATTCATGGAACAACCAGCGTGCCATAAAATACAGACAACTTAACAATATTCCCAAGGACTGGGGTACTGCTGTCAACGTACAGTCAATGGTCTATGGGAATATGGGCGAGACTTCCGGTACCGGTGTTGCCTTTACAAGGGATCCTGCAACAGGTAAGAAGGAATTCTTCGGTGAATATCTGATCAATGCACAGGGAGAAGACGTTGTGGCAGGTATCAGGACCCCACAGCCCATTGACACCCTCAAGCAGACAATGCCGGATGCTTATGCACAGCTTGTCGACATCTACCAGAAACTTGAGAATCACTTCAAGGACATGCAGGATATCGAGTTTACCATTGAGGAAGGTAATCTGTACATGCTCCAGACCAGGACCGGTAAAAGGACTGCTGCAGCCGCCTTAAATATTGCTGTTGACATGGTCAATGAAGGTCTCATTGACAAAAGAACAGCTCTTACAAGGGTAAAACCGGAGCAGATCGACCAGCTGTTGCATCCTATGATCGATCCGGAGTCCGAATATGAGATCATTGCCACAGGTCTGCCTGCATCACCGGGTGCTGCTGTGGGTAAGGTTGTTTTCACTGCCGAGCACGCTGAGGAAATGGCTGCCATGGAAGAAAAAGTAATTCTGGTCAGGGCTGAAACCTCTCCTGAAGATATTGGAGGTATGGATGCGGCTCAGGGAATACTTACGGTCCGTGGCGGTATGACATCACACGCTGCAGTTGTTGCCAGAGGTATGGGAAAACCCTGTGTGGCAGGCTGTGGTGCTGTGAGTATAGATATGACTGAAAAGGTCTTTACCATTGACGAGCTCCAGATAAGCGAGGGTGAATTCATCTCAATTGATGGTGCAAAAGGATGTGTCATCAAGGGAGAGGTGGACCTCATAACTCCCGGAGTTACCGGGGAACTGGAAACCCTGCTCACATGGGCCGATGAAGTAAGAAAGATGGGAGTCAGGACAAATGCCGACACTCCCCATGATGCACTTGTTGCAAGGGAATTCGGTGCAGAAGGTATCGGTCTGTGCAGAACGGAGCACATGTTTTTCGGAGATGACCGGATACCTGTTGTCAGGGAAATGATCCTTGCGGAAGATGAAGAGACCAGAAAGAAGGCTCTCAATAAACTCCTGCCAATGCAAAGGGAGGATTTCATAGGAATTTTCCGTGTAATGGAAGGCTATCCCGTAACCATACGCCTGCTTGATCCGCCACTTCACGAGTTCCTGCCAAAATATGATGAACTGGCTGAAAAGTTAAGGGAACTCGAAGCTACCATGTCGGATGCCAACATGAATGAGATCAATGATCTCAAGGATGTGATGGAACGTGTGGAATCCCTTACAGAGATCAACCCCATGCTCGGTCACAGGGGTTGCCGCCTTGGTATCACATATCCCGAGATATATGAGATGCAGGTGCAGGCGATCGTTGAAGCCGCATGTGAACTCAAACATGAGGGTATAGATATAGTACCTGAGATCATGATCCCGCTGATATGTCATGTGAACGAACTCAAATCTGTCAAAGAGCATATCGTAAATGTTGTTGAATCTGTTCTTAAGGATAAGAATGTTAAGATGGACTATCTGGTAGGTACCATGATCGAGCTTCCAAGGGCAGCACTGACAGCTGACCAGATTGCAGAGGAAGCTGATTTCTTCTCCTTTGGTACTAACGACCTGACACAGACAACATTCGGTTTCAGCAGGGATGATACAGGTAAGTTCCTCCCTTCATATGTTACAAACACCATCCTGGAAAGTGATCCGTTCGCAGTTCTTGATCAGGAGGGAGTTGGCCAGCTTGTCAGGATCGGTATTGAAAAAGGCCGCTCCACAAAGCCGGATATCAAGATCGGTATCTGCGGTGAGCATGGGGGAGAACCAAGTTCTGTTAAGTTCGGCTACAGTATCGGACTGAACTATGTAAGCTGCTCTCCGTTCCGTGTGCCTATAGCCAGGCTTGCATCGGCACAGGCTGTAATTGAAAATGAGGAAGAATAA
- a CDS encoding polyprenyl synthetase family protein: MDLIGEIKKRSVHVDEGIEDYLPVSRPIELYRAARYLPDAGGKRLRPAIVMITAEAVGSDPEKVIPAAVAVELVHNFTLVHDDIMDRDDIRRGMPAVHVKWGEAAAILAGDTLYSKAFEILTHAEGDPERILKCIDILSRTCRDICEGQWMDVEFEERMDVTEEEYLEMIEKKTGVLYAASCQIGAILGGASDDVADALYEFGRLIGIAFQIYDDVIDMITPEEVLGKVRGSDLMEGKKTLIAIHALNSGVKLDIFGKGNASNEEINNAVHELEESGSIAYARDLALSYIARSKELLDVVDDSESKDILRAIADYMIQRSY, encoded by the coding sequence ATGGACTTAATTGGAGAGATAAAAAAAAGGTCTGTGCATGTTGATGAAGGCATCGAGGACTACCTCCCTGTCTCCAGACCCATAGAACTTTACAGGGCAGCCCGCTACCTGCCGGATGCAGGTGGAAAAAGACTTCGCCCTGCCATTGTGATGATCACTGCTGAAGCGGTGGGTTCAGACCCTGAAAAAGTGATTCCTGCTGCCGTAGCCGTGGAACTGGTGCATAATTTCACACTGGTGCATGACGATATAATGGACAGGGATGATATCCGCAGGGGAATGCCCGCAGTACATGTCAAGTGGGGAGAGGCAGCTGCCATACTTGCCGGGGATACGCTATATTCCAAGGCTTTTGAAATACTCACACACGCAGAAGGAGACCCCGAAAGGATCCTGAAGTGTATCGACATATTGTCCAGAACATGCAGGGATATCTGCGAGGGACAGTGGATGGATGTTGAGTTTGAGGAGCGCATGGATGTGACAGAGGAAGAGTATCTTGAGATGATCGAGAAAAAGACCGGAGTACTCTATGCTGCTTCATGTCAGATAGGTGCGATCCTTGGTGGAGCATCCGATGATGTCGCAGACGCCCTTTATGAATTCGGACGGCTGATAGGTATCGCATTCCAGATATATGACGATGTCATCGACATGATCACCCCGGAAGAGGTTCTCGGCAAGGTAAGGGGAAGTGACCTCATGGAAGGCAAGAAGACCCTTATAGCCATCCATGCCCTAAACAGTGGTGTAAAGCTTGACATATTCGGCAAAGGCAATGCCAGCAATGAAGAGATAAACAACGCTGTTCATGAACTTGAAGAATCAGGATCCATAGCATATGCAAGGGATCTCGCACTCTCATATATAGCCAGAAGCAAGGAATTGTTAGATGTTGTAGATGATTCCGAGTCAAAGGACATACTACGGGCAATCGCAGACTATATGATCCAGAGATCATACTGA
- a CDS encoding RNase J family beta-CASP ribonuclease, translating into MTEIGIIAVGGYNEMGRNMTAIRINDDIIIIDMGLRLDRVQIHEDVDTDRMHSLELIEMGAIPDDTIMNEVNGNVRAIVCTHGHLDHIGAISKLAHRYTAPIIATPYTTALVKHQIDSERKFGVKNNIVALKAGDSMEITKDISLEFVNAQHSIIDTVFVAIHTPSGSIIYACDFKLDRTPTVGELPDFERLKQLGQEGVIALITESTNAGRNGKTPSEMIAHMMLRDVLLGTEEADVGMIVTTFASHIARMNSIVKFAGEMGRIPVLLGRSMERYVATAHQLGYIDLPETVEIYGNRRDIDNALKKIMDKGKDKYLPVVTGHQGEPGAVLGRIATGETPYKIETGDRVIFSANIIPNPMTQANRYSLETKLKMKGARIYDDVHVSGHAYKEDHWELLRMLKPEHVIPAHGTIQMHSEYIRMAEDAGYSLGDTLHLLRNGEELYIEEE; encoded by the coding sequence ATGACTGAAATAGGTATAATCGCTGTTGGCGGCTATAATGAAATGGGCCGCAATATGACTGCGATCAGGATAAATGATGATATAATAATCATTGATATGGGTCTTCGCCTGGACAGGGTCCAGATACATGAAGATGTGGACACAGATCGCATGCACTCCCTTGAATTGATAGAGATGGGAGCCATTCCGGACGACACCATAATGAATGAGGTTAACGGGAATGTGCGTGCCATAGTCTGTACTCACGGACATCTTGACCATATAGGTGCGATCTCAAAACTCGCACACCGCTACACTGCACCAATCATCGCAACACCGTACACCACCGCACTGGTTAAACATCAGATCGATTCCGAGAGGAAGTTCGGTGTCAAGAACAATATCGTTGCATTGAAGGCAGGCGACTCAATGGAGATCACAAAGGACATATCTCTTGAGTTCGTGAACGCCCAGCACAGTATCATTGATACTGTCTTTGTGGCAATACACACACCAAGCGGGTCTATCATATATGCATGTGACTTCAAGCTTGACAGGACACCAACTGTTGGTGAGCTTCCGGACTTTGAGAGACTTAAGCAGCTCGGACAGGAAGGAGTCATTGCACTGATCACCGAGAGTACCAATGCGGGCAGGAACGGTAAAACACCTTCCGAAATGATCGCACACATGATGCTAAGGGACGTGCTTCTGGGTACCGAAGAAGCGGATGTGGGTATGATCGTTACAACATTCGCATCCCACATTGCCCGTATGAACTCCATTGTAAAGTTCGCTGGCGAGATGGGAAGGATACCCGTACTCCTTGGAAGGTCCATGGAAAGATATGTGGCAACCGCCCACCAGCTAGGATACATTGACCTGCCTGAGACCGTGGAGATCTACGGAAACCGCAGGGATATCGACAATGCACTGAAAAAGATCATGGATAAGGGTAAGGACAAGTACCTGCCGGTCGTTACCGGACATCAGGGAGAGCCCGGTGCAGTGCTTGGAAGGATCGCAACCGGAGAGACACCCTACAAGATCGAGACAGGTGACAGGGTAATCTTCTCTGCAAACATAATTCCAAACCCCATGACACAGGCAAACCGTTATTCACTTGAGACAAAGCTCAAGATGAAAGGAGCCAGGATATACGATGATGTGCATGTTTCAGGACATGCATACAAAGAAGATCACTGGGAACTGCTTCGTATGCTCAAGCCCGAGCATGTGATCCCCGCACACGGAACCATACAGATGCACAGCGAGTACATCAGGATGGCAGAAGATGCAGGCTATTCACTTGGCGACACACTGCATCTGCTGAGGAATGGAGAAGAACTCTACATCGAAGAAGAGTAA
- the fni gene encoding type 2 isopentenyl-diphosphate Delta-isomerase, with product MIMTTSQRKIEHLHLCATSPVESRRLGAGFNDIMLVHRALPEISMDEIDLSVEFLGKRLEAPFMIASITGGHPGTTPINAALAGAVEELGLGIGVGSQRAAIEDPAQEESFRVVRDEAPNAFVYGNIGAAQIKQYGVEGVEKLIEMIDADAMAIHLNFLQEAIQPEGDRDASGALESIREICTLKTPVIVKETGAGISLEDVRLLKEAGVSAIDVGGVGGTSWSGVEVYRARDREDIMSELLGELFWDFGIPTVPSIIECNTALPVIATGGVRTGLDMAKCMALGASVASAALPFVEPAMKGKAEVEESIMRMLDELKVAMFLCGCGDIKKLHSAPTVITGWTKEYIELRGFDAKEFALRSEKSDFQIV from the coding sequence ATTATTATGACTACTTCACAGAGAAAGATCGAACACCTTCATTTATGTGCTACGAGTCCTGTTGAATCAAGAAGATTGGGAGCGGGATTTAACGATATAATGCTTGTACATCGGGCTCTTCCGGAGATTTCAATGGACGAGATTGATCTGTCCGTGGAGTTCCTTGGAAAAAGGCTAGAAGCACCTTTCATGATAGCTTCCATAACCGGAGGACACCCCGGCACCACACCGATCAACGCAGCTCTTGCAGGTGCAGTTGAGGAGCTGGGTCTGGGAATCGGAGTCGGCAGCCAGAGGGCAGCCATAGAGGACCCTGCACAGGAAGAATCCTTCAGAGTGGTTCGTGACGAGGCACCAAACGCATTTGTGTATGGGAATATCGGTGCAGCCCAGATAAAGCAGTATGGCGTTGAAGGTGTGGAGAAACTTATCGAGATGATAGATGCCGATGCCATGGCAATACATCTGAACTTCCTGCAGGAAGCAATACAGCCAGAGGGTGACAGGGATGCCTCAGGTGCACTGGAAAGCATCAGGGAGATCTGTACACTCAAGACCCCGGTCATTGTTAAGGAAACTGGAGCCGGGATATCCCTTGAGGATGTAAGGCTCTTAAAGGAAGCCGGAGTTTCCGCCATAGATGTAGGCGGGGTCGGAGGAACCAGCTGGTCAGGTGTGGAAGTATACCGTGCCAGAGACAGAGAGGATATTATGTCGGAACTGCTGGGTGAGCTTTTCTGGGATTTCGGAATACCCACGGTACCGAGTATAATCGAATGCAATACAGCACTTCCAGTTATTGCCACCGGCGGTGTGAGGACCGGTCTGGACATGGCAAAATGCATGGCTCTGGGTGCATCTGTTGCAAGTGCTGCACTCCCCTTTGTTGAGCCGGCCATGAAAGGAAAAGCCGAAGTAGAAGAGAGTATCATGCGCATGCTTGATGAGCTTAAAGTGGCGATGTTCCTCTGCGGCTGCGGAGATATCAAAAAACTACATTCAGCGCCTACTGTAATCACAGGATGGACAAAGGAATACATTGAACTTCGGGGCTTTGATGCAAAGGAGTTTGCATTGCGCTCTGAGAAGAGTGATTTCCAGATAGTTTAA
- a CDS encoding isopentenyl phosphate kinase: protein MKNKGITILKIGGSVITDKGKDEGTARPEEIERIAREISGCDAGLVIVHGAGSFGHPQAKRYDLNAKFDPEGSIITHNSVKKLNKLIVDALNDAGVNAIGVHPINCVVSEDTRIKDMYLEQIQAMIDSGFVPVLHGDVVMDRKLGTSVLSGDQIVPYLAAQLEAERIGIGSAENGVLDANGGTIERITPGNFDQVKSFVSGSAGTDVTGGMLGKVLELLNLSDSSNITSYIFNAGQKGNVSGFLNGENIGTAISKA from the coding sequence ATGAAAAATAAAGGTATTACGATTTTAAAGATAGGCGGAAGTGTCATTACCGATAAAGGAAAAGATGAAGGCACTGCCAGACCTGAAGAAATAGAACGTATTGCCAGAGAAATATCAGGCTGTGATGCAGGACTTGTTATTGTACACGGAGCAGGCTCTTTCGGCCATCCACAGGCAAAGCGCTATGACCTTAACGCAAAGTTTGACCCCGAAGGAAGTATTATTACACATAACTCGGTAAAGAAGCTGAACAAACTCATTGTCGATGCTCTGAACGATGCCGGCGTCAACGCAATTGGAGTACATCCCATAAACTGCGTTGTTTCAGAGGACACCAGAATAAAGGACATGTACCTGGAACAGATACAGGCAATGATCGACAGCGGTTTTGTTCCTGTCTTGCACGGCGATGTGGTGATGGATAGAAAACTCGGTACATCGGTCCTTTCGGGAGATCAGATCGTTCCGTACCTTGCAGCTCAACTGGAAGCAGAACGTATCGGCATCGGAAGTGCCGAGAACGGTGTGCTTGACGCAAACGGCGGCACCATCGAAAGGATCACACCAGGGAATTTCGACCAGGTCAAAAGCTTTGTCAGCGGTTCCGCAGGTACCGATGTGACAGGCGGAATGCTGGGAAAGGTACTTGAACTGTTAAACCTAAGTGATTCATCAAATATTACTTCATACATTTTCAACGCAGGTCAGAAAGGAAATGTCTCTGGCTTTTTAAACGGAGAGAACATTGGCACTGCTATTTCAAAAGCTTAA
- a CDS encoding mevalonate kinase, whose product MITCSAPGKVYLFGEHAVVYGQSAICCAIDLRTRVQAEEHDSIVIESVLGTTGLDQEVHPYVSRVIEKMKAFGNIRGVRIHIDSELPVGSGLGSSAAVTVASIQALNQLYSCGLQLEEVASMGHIIEREVQGNASPTDTYVSTMGGVVMIPERRRLNGLECSIIVGNTGKFSSTRELVANVAKLRQEFPDIIDPILNNIGRMSHLAEEHVNRYDYETMGKLMNVNQGLLDAIGVGGAELSELVYAARDAGAISAKITGAGGGGCMVALASKQDAGKIASAIRNKGAEAILTSNTQEGVRLEP is encoded by the coding sequence ATGATAACGTGTTCTGCACCCGGAAAAGTTTACCTGTTCGGTGAGCACGCAGTTGTTTACGGACAAAGTGCCATATGCTGTGCCATCGACCTGCGTACAAGGGTGCAGGCAGAAGAACATGACTCCATTGTTATCGAATCGGTGCTCGGGACAACAGGTCTGGATCAAGAGGTGCATCCCTATGTTTCCAGAGTGATCGAAAAGATGAAGGCTTTCGGCAATATCCGGGGTGTGAGAATACATATAGATTCAGAACTTCCCGTGGGTTCAGGTCTCGGATCTTCCGCAGCTGTCACCGTGGCAAGCATACAGGCTTTGAACCAGCTTTATTCATGCGGACTGCAGCTTGAGGAAGTTGCGAGCATGGGGCATATAATCGAAAGGGAAGTGCAGGGAAATGCAAGTCCAACCGATACCTATGTGAGCACCATGGGCGGAGTGGTGATGATACCGGAGCGCCGCAGACTCAATGGTCTGGAATGCAGTATCATTGTCGGGAACACAGGAAAGTTCTCTTCAACCAGGGAACTTGTGGCAAATGTCGCAAAGCTGAGACAGGAATTTCCGGATATAATCGATCCCATATTGAATAACATAGGCAGGATGTCCCATCTGGCCGAAGAGCATGTCAACAGGTATGACTATGAGACCATGGGTAAGCTCATGAATGTCAACCAGGGTCTTCTTGATGCCATCGGCGTGGGAGGAGCTGAGCTTTCAGAGCTGGTATATGCAGCAAGAGATGCAGGTGCGATCTCAGCAAAGATCACAGGAGCAGGCGGAGGAGGATGTATGGTTGCACTTGCCAGTAAGCAGGATGCCGGTAAAATTGCCAGTGCGATCAGGAACAAGGGAGCCGAGGCAATTCTTACAAGTAACACGCAGGAAGGCGTCAGACTGGAGCCATAG
- a CDS encoding MEMO1 family protein, whose amino-acid sequence MRQTTVAGQFYPSNQKSLKKELSRCFRNVEIRERDITGAVIPHAGYIYSGEVAAHAYAALPKADTYVFFGPNHTGYGSAIALSQESWSTPFGKIEADQEMGKLLAGTIMDYDELAHRYEHSIEVQLPFLQYRFGEGFKILPICMGLQDEETAVEVGQEVARAAKASGKKTVFIASSDFTHYQPAQVADDNDHYLIDSIIKGDIPEFYRRREERNITACGFGPIAAMLTASKEFGAEKIDLLKYANSGDVSGDYSQVVGYAALVVE is encoded by the coding sequence ATGAGACAGACAACAGTTGCCGGCCAGTTTTATCCGTCGAATCAGAAGAGTCTTAAGAAAGAACTTAGCAGATGCTTTAGGAATGTAGAGATCCGGGAAAGGGACATCACAGGTGCTGTGATTCCCCATGCCGGATATATCTATTCGGGAGAAGTTGCAGCACATGCATATGCAGCACTTCCGAAAGCGGACACTTACGTATTCTTCGGTCCCAATCATACGGGATACGGATCTGCCATCGCTCTTTCACAGGAAAGCTGGTCAACTCCGTTCGGAAAAATAGAAGCCGACCAGGAAATGGGAAAACTCCTCGCCGGAACTATCATGGACTATGACGAGCTGGCACACAGGTATGAACATTCCATAGAAGTACAGCTACCTTTTCTCCAGTACAGATTCGGAGAAGGTTTTAAGATACTACCAATCTGCATGGGACTTCAGGATGAGGAAACCGCCGTGGAGGTAGGACAGGAGGTCGCACGTGCTGCAAAGGCAAGCGGTAAGAAAACCGTCTTCATCGCATCCAGCGATTTCACACATTACCAGCCTGCACAGGTGGCAGATGATAACGACCACTACCTGATAGATTCCATAATAAAGGGAGATATACCGGAATTTTACAGAAGACGTGAAGAGAGGAATATCACAGCCTGTGGTTTCGGACCCATCGCAGCCATGCTTACTGCATCAAAAGAATTCGGAGCAGAAAAAATAGACCTGCTAAAGTATGCAAACAGCGGAGATGTAAGCGGAGATTATTCACAGGTTGTGGGATATGCAGCACTGGTGGTTGAATAA
- the rpsB gene encoding 30S ribosomal protein S2, translating into MDTNEDIKITEDTNTEVESEETTATTEAKEAGEAEKTTSLVPIDEYLAAGVHIGTQQKTENMMKFVYRVRTDGLYVLDIQATDERIKLASNFLSEYDPARILVVSARQYGQFPAKMFAKAIGAKSMVGRFIPGTLTNPTVENFFEPDVVIVTDPTGDAQVIKEANDIGIPVVALCDTNNMTSFVDFVIPTNNKGRKALSLVYWLLAREVSESNNSVFNYDLESFEAGV; encoded by the coding sequence ATGGATACAAATGAAGATATCAAAATTACTGAAGATACTAATACAGAAGTAGAGAGTGAAGAAACAACCGCAACCACCGAGGCAAAAGAAGCAGGGGAAGCAGAGAAGACCACATCACTTGTCCCGATCGATGAATATCTTGCAGCCGGAGTACATATCGGTACTCAGCAGAAGACCGAGAATATGATGAAGTTCGTATACCGTGTCAGAACCGACGGCCTCTATGTACTTGACATCCAGGCTACAGACGAGAGGATCAAGTTAGCTTCAAACTTCCTTTCCGAATATGACCCTGCAAGGATACTTGTGGTATCTGCAAGGCAGTACGGACAGTTCCCTGCAAAGATGTTCGCAAAGGCTATCGGAGCAAAGTCAATGGTCGGAAGGTTCATCCCCGGTACACTCACAAACCCTACGGTAGAGAACTTCTTCGAACCTGATGTGGTTATTGTTACCGACCCGACCGGTGACGCACAGGTCATTAAAGAGGCAAACGATATCGGAATACCTGTAGTGGCACTCTGTGACACTAACAACATGACATCCTTTGTCGATTTTGTCATCCCTACAAACAACAAAGGTAGGAAGGCACTTTCACTTGTGTACTGGTTGCTTGCAAGAGAAGTTTCAGAGTCAAACAATTCAGTATTCAACTACGATCTTGAGAGTTTCGAAGCAGGCGTCTGA
- a CDS encoding DNA-directed RNA polymerase subunit K yields the protein MNTEHYTRYEKARIIGARSLQISMGAPVLIDDQNTNSLYLARKEFELDIIPITVKRDYS from the coding sequence TTGAACACAGAACACTATACAAGGTATGAAAAAGCAAGGATCATTGGAGCCAGGTCATTACAGATTTCAATGGGAGCACCAGTGCTAATCGATGATCAAAATACAAATTCCCTTTATCTTGCAAGAAAAGAGTTTGAACTTGACATAATCCCGATTACTGTTAAAAGAGATTATTCATAA